The following coding sequences are from one Seonamhaeicola sp. ML3 window:
- a CDS encoding RNA polymerase sigma factor has protein sequence MDFKFRTSCKYKSDEELMVLIARGKEKAFNEIYQRYSKKLFLFFYRKLYQDKDYAEDFLQNLFLKIIEKAHLFDTEKSFSSWIYSIAYNMCKNEYRKNGSTKEISLNIEELKHNLTFPSNLSDKTDLTLFKKKLDIELNKLDEKHNLTFTLRHLDNLSIKEISEVMDCSEGTVKSRLFYTTKKLSEKLKNFKAIKI, from the coding sequence TTGGATTTTAAATTTAGGACCTCTTGTAAATACAAGTCAGATGAAGAACTAATGGTTCTAATCGCTAGAGGTAAAGAAAAAGCTTTTAACGAAATTTATCAACGTTATTCAAAAAAGCTTTTTCTTTTTTTCTACCGAAAGCTATATCAGGATAAGGATTATGCTGAAGATTTTTTACAAAACTTATTCTTAAAAATTATAGAAAAGGCTCATCTTTTCGATACAGAGAAGAGCTTTTCTTCTTGGATTTATAGTATTGCTTACAATATGTGCAAAAATGAATATAGAAAAAATGGAAGCACTAAAGAAATAAGTTTAAACATTGAAGAATTAAAACATAACCTTACTTTTCCTAGTAATTTGAGCGATAAAACCGATTTAACTCTGTTCAAAAAGAAACTTGACATCGAACTTAATAAATTAGATGAAAAACATAACTTAACATTCACACTAAGACACTTAGATAATTTATCTATCAAAGAAATAAGCGAAGTCATGGATTGTTCTGAAGGCACCGTAAAGTCGAGATTATTTTATACTACAAAAAAACTATCTGAAAAATTGAAAAACTTTAAAGCTATAAAGATTTAA
- the pbpC gene encoding penicillin-binding protein 1C, which translates to MNDIIGYIKKRKLRFSILTILLLGYCFCLPKQLFNDPTSTVITSSNNELIGAKIAPDGQWRFPHNDSIPKKFKTCIIQFEDEYFYKHPGFNPISIFKAIKKNMSSGTVKRGGSTITQQVIRLSRKGKPRTYFEKLKELILATRLELRDSKDDILAYYSSNAPFGGNVVGLDAASWRYFNRSANNLSWAESATLAVLPNAPSLIYPGKNEIHLRNKRNRLLKKLLKNTIIDSLTYNLSIAENLPKKPYPLPQIAPHLLQKLSKSHRGQSLTTTIDATLQRQVNNIVKQHHSISSQNEIHNAAVLVLDVKTRQVLTYVGNTPTSNKHQKDVDIIDKPRSTGSILKPFLYAAMLDTGDKLPNTLVADVPTQFGSYNPENFNKTYDGAVPASKALSRSLNVPSVRMLQDFGLDRFHHYLKALRLKDLKYNANHYGLSLILGGAESNLWDLCKSYAAMASTVNHFSETSSAYYSKEFCEPTLLTSENVDFGKIQPEKTLFDAASIYLTFESLKKVNRPEGDENWEFFDGSKQIAWKTGTSFGFRDAWAIGATKDFVVGVWVGNADGEGRPGLVGVQTAAPILFEVFDLLPKSEWFAKPFDEMHEATICKQSGHRASQHCDDTEATFVQLSGLKTRPCPYHRLIHVDKTETYQVNTSCEDVSNIKHKSWFVLPPLMAHYYQNKNPFYKPLPKFRTDCLGEQAISMEFIYPRENNSIFLPKDFDGNTNEMILKMAHSKPESTLFWYLNNIFIGSTKDIHEIAVLPKQGKHTLTVVDEFGNEAKQFFEVSK; encoded by the coding sequence ATGAACGATATAATTGGCTACATAAAAAAAAGAAAACTTAGGTTCTCAATATTAACCATACTATTATTAGGCTATTGCTTTTGTTTACCAAAACAGCTGTTTAACGACCCTACCTCGACCGTAATTACAAGTTCAAACAATGAACTTATAGGAGCTAAAATTGCTCCAGATGGACAATGGCGATTTCCGCATAACGATAGCATTCCAAAAAAGTTCAAAACCTGTATCATTCAGTTTGAAGACGAATACTTTTATAAGCACCCTGGTTTTAACCCTATTTCTATTTTTAAAGCCATAAAGAAAAACATGTCTTCGGGTACCGTAAAACGTGGTGGAAGTACCATTACACAACAAGTCATTCGCTTATCCAGAAAAGGAAAACCCAGAACGTATTTCGAAAAACTTAAAGAACTTATTTTGGCTACACGATTAGAACTTCGCGATTCTAAAGACGATATTCTGGCTTATTATTCAAGTAATGCACCTTTTGGCGGAAATGTAGTTGGGCTAGACGCTGCCTCCTGGCGTTACTTTAATAGAAGTGCAAACAATTTATCATGGGCAGAAAGTGCGACTCTAGCAGTTTTACCCAATGCACCAAGCTTGATTTACCCCGGAAAAAATGAAATTCATTTAAGAAACAAACGTAACAGACTGCTTAAAAAACTTCTTAAAAACACGATAATTGATTCCTTGACGTACAATTTGTCTATTGCCGAAAACCTTCCAAAAAAACCTTATCCACTTCCTCAAATAGCACCGCATTTATTACAAAAACTGTCCAAATCGCATCGAGGGCAATCCCTAACAACCACCATTGATGCCACTTTGCAAAGACAAGTTAACAACATTGTAAAACAACATCATTCAATTTCAAGTCAGAACGAAATACACAATGCTGCAGTCCTCGTTTTAGATGTAAAAACAAGGCAGGTCTTAACTTACGTAGGCAATACACCAACTAGCAACAAACACCAAAAAGATGTAGATATCATTGATAAACCAAGAAGTACCGGTAGTATATTAAAACCTTTTTTATACGCCGCCATGTTAGATACCGGAGATAAGCTACCCAACACTTTGGTAGCCGATGTGCCAACACAATTTGGCAGCTACAATCCAGAGAATTTCAATAAAACTTATGATGGCGCCGTGCCTGCCAGTAAAGCCTTATCGCGTTCTTTAAATGTACCATCGGTTAGGATGTTGCAAGACTTTGGGTTAGATAGATTTCATCATTATCTCAAGGCCTTGAGATTAAAAGACCTCAAATACAATGCTAATCATTACGGCTTATCCTTGATTTTAGGCGGTGCCGAAAGCAACCTATGGGACTTGTGTAAAAGTTATGCAGCGATGGCATCTACCGTAAATCATTTCTCTGAAACATCTAGTGCATATTACTCCAAAGAATTTTGCGAACCTACTTTATTGACTTCTGAAAACGTTGACTTCGGAAAAATACAACCTGAAAAAACCTTATTTGATGCCGCCTCCATATACCTCACTTTTGAAAGTCTCAAAAAAGTAAACAGACCTGAAGGTGATGAAAATTGGGAGTTTTTTGACGGTTCCAAACAAATTGCCTGGAAAACCGGTACCAGTTTTGGCTTTAGGGATGCTTGGGCAATTGGTGCAACCAAAGATTTTGTAGTTGGAGTTTGGGTTGGTAATGCTGATGGTGAAGGCAGACCGGGGTTAGTAGGTGTTCAAACAGCTGCACCAATCCTCTTCGAGGTCTTCGATTTGTTACCAAAAAGCGAATGGTTTGCCAAACCTTTTGACGAAATGCATGAAGCAACCATATGCAAACAAAGTGGCCATAGAGCTTCACAACATTGTGATGATACCGAAGCAACTTTTGTTCAGTTAAGCGGATTAAAAACAAGACCTTGCCCATATCATAGGCTTATTCATGTCGATAAAACCGAAACTTACCAAGTCAATACGTCTTGCGAAGATGTTAGTAATATAAAACATAAATCGTGGTTTGTACTGCCACCACTTATGGCGCATTACTACCAAAATAAAAATCCGTTTTATAAACCGCTCCCCAAGTTTAGAACAGACTGTTTAGGTGAACAAGCCATTTCTATGGAATTTATTTACCCTAGGGAAAATAACAGCATCTTTTTACCAAAAGATTTTGATGGCAACACCAATGAAATGATTTTAAAAATGGCCCATTCAAAACCCGAAAGCACATTGTTTTGGTATTTAAACAACATATTTATTGGGAGTACCAAAGACATTCACGAAATCGCTGTTTTACCTAAACAAGGCAAACATACACTCACTGTTGTAGATGAATTTGGTAATGAAGCCAAGCAGTTTTTCGAGGTAAGTAAATAA
- a CDS encoding SH3 domain-containing protein — protein MTKYIYIVVVLMVFNMAQAQEIRYVNADNGLFLRDKPSQDSKRISKLVYGTELEVTHRTNLKLDVRDREEIISGEWVKVTCNEDIYNHRTGYVFNGFLTEEKLEKHFRVGFEEFTLEFENLSAEMIDNPQFSVHASNAVDAIIELGETIEDKTLLIRHHSKYKKIEVYQRHENSISILNEGPHCDLNDWKHYYSAWQPLKIAGKSNVFTTVSYSPKAWSKFVKVDLAEFKNAVKEHCGEEWYNLVKDSKDIKKGASTVSISKIYFKVIFTTMNDEKIEKTVAFDVPMGC, from the coding sequence ATGACAAAATATATTTATATAGTGGTGGTATTGATGGTATTCAATATGGCCCAAGCTCAAGAAATTAGATACGTAAACGCCGATAACGGATTGTTTTTAAGAGACAAACCTAGTCAAGATTCCAAACGCATAAGTAAGTTAGTTTATGGTACAGAACTGGAAGTAACACATCGTACCAATTTAAAATTGGATGTTAGAGACCGTGAAGAAATCATCTCTGGTGAATGGGTAAAAGTGACCTGCAATGAAGACATTTACAATCACAGAACGGGCTATGTATTTAATGGTTTTTTAACCGAAGAAAAACTTGAAAAACATTTTAGGGTAGGGTTTGAAGAATTTACTTTGGAGTTTGAGAATTTAAGTGCCGAAATGATCGATAATCCTCAGTTTTCTGTTCATGCTTCAAATGCTGTCGATGCTATTATTGAATTGGGTGAAACCATTGAAGACAAGACCTTACTAATCAGGCATCATTCAAAATATAAAAAGATAGAAGTCTATCAAAGACATGAAAACAGTATCTCCATTTTGAATGAAGGTCCGCATTGCGACCTCAACGATTGGAAACACTATTACTCGGCTTGGCAACCATTAAAAATCGCAGGTAAAAGCAATGTTTTTACAACTGTTTCCTACAGCCCTAAAGCTTGGAGCAAATTTGTAAAGGTAGACTTAGCGGAGTTCAAAAATGCCGTAAAAGAGCATTGTGGTGAAGAATGGTACAACCTCGTAAAAGACTCTAAAGACATTAAGAAAGGTGCCTCTACTGTTTCCATCAGTAAAATCTATTTCAAGGTCATTTTCACTACCATGAATGATGAAAAAATAGAGAAAACAGTTGCTTTTGATGTCCCCATGGGATGCTAA
- a CDS encoding alpha-2-macroglobulin, which translates to MYFKNLSFFILAIFLVTSCKKKIVETDNIFKYRDYISYTTSGMTSVAKPIQINLAKEVESWEMNQNIKDNIVSITPHVEGTLEALNKHTLIFTPDEHLEPSTEYTVVVKLSEIYNDVPSDFKDYTFQFKTITPNFNIVTNNLQSYSKNWQYLEGVIKSADLISLENAKQLVTAEQSGNSLNIVFNEGDTNSNIFEFKIDSIHRLIEDSKIEVSWNGKPIKSDNKGKNTITIPGINNFTITKTEVIQAPEQYLSINFSDPLKKQQNFDGLVSLQKANKPKYIIDGNILKVYPNGKLVGNIRVDVFQGIKNTDGFKLKKPYSETIAFESLKPQVRLTNNGVILPNSQELKFNFEAVNLSAVDVRIIKIFEDNILQFLQDNNLNSNDQYDIKKVGRRIAKQTIQLQTATENTGKWKAYSIDLSKFFNADTGSIYRVEVSYDKSYSLYDCEANSDSSVSEEDDYYEEDFYEGDYDTLSEEDQELREEEYWDNLQYQYKDYVYNWHQEKNPCHDAYYNRRKIVSQNLIASNLGVIAKRGTNNSYFFAVTNILSTEPEANAKIALYNFQKQEMESTVTDKDGLAIIDAEKHANFAIVSKGNNTTYIRLYDGNALSLSKFDVSGSRLQRGLKGYIYGERGVWRPGDSLHLTFMLNDKANKLPKGHPVKMEITDPNGKLVYKNVTSEHVNNFYKYTVPTSTEDKTGNYNARVSVGGASFSKTLKIETVKPNRLKIKIDFDDEVLTAKKALTGDLDVKWLHGAPGKNLKAEVKAKFSTSYSGFENYKDYVFTDPSRKFTTEEFNVFEGKVNEAGIAKINSKINVKKNAPGMLNVQFLVRAFENGGDFSIDAFTKKYAPYKSFVGLRSPKGNAYGSYYTDENQTFDVAVVDANGKPVKRNGLQVKVYKVQWRWWWNSSYDNLSSYVSSRYHRPYSTSKINTDVNGKASFKIKVPDHDRGRYLIRVYDPESGHATGRTAYFYKNWWSNSGSGDKEAAKMLIFSSDKETYNVGETAKVTFQSGNKGRALVSIENGTEVLEHKWVKTQKGETSVDIPVTSEMAPNVFINISLLQPHAITANDLPIRLYGVIPMMVEDPNTRLEPQINMPDVLRPEQEFKVTVSETNKKPMTYTIAMVEEGLLDLTRFKTPNAWNSFYAREALGVKTWDIFDDVVGAYSGSIDQVFAIGGDGSAADGKKKKANRFKPVVKYFGPFSLKSGQKKSHTIKMPNYIGSVRTMVVAGDYTKEAYGSTDKAVQVKKPLMVLATLPRKLSPGEKVTLPVTVFAMEPKVKNVNISLKLSNGIKVEGNPTQSLSFPKPDEKMAYFTLDVSKAKGINTVEVIASGNGEKSTYKVELDVVNPNPFTSKSIDKTLAANTTENITFETFGVVGTNSATVEFSTLPPMDFSRRLQYLIRYPHGCVEQTTSSLFPQLFLGDIFDLTADKKQAIQDNIKNGIKRLGHFQRPHGGLSYWLGENSANDWGTSYAGHFMIEAEKKGYVLPLTFKSNWIKYQKQTARDWRPSYRRYNSDLAQAYRLYTLALAGSPDLASMNRLREFSELSNEAKWRLAAAYALAGQKEASESISKSANINFVPNKYDYYSYGSVDRNRAMALETMVLTKNEKTRELAEYIAKDLSTDRWMSTQTTAYSLLAMAKMVDANGGKAMKLNYTLNGKTNTIDTKNAIAQRELNVVDGSNSLSFKNTNSNVVYLRVLNSGKLPLGQEIAEQRGLSISYSYKDLQGNRVNVAELQQGQDFIVTVKVSNLKSSEVKDVALTQIFPSGWEIVNTRFTDFGNTTSSQARYTDIRDDRVNFYFDLSRNGNSNSTKTFSVMLNASYLGRYYLPGIQAEAMYDNNFLVRTKGKWINVIK; encoded by the coding sequence ATGTATTTTAAAAATCTTTCTTTCTTCATTCTAGCCATTTTTCTAGTTACATCATGTAAAAAGAAAATTGTTGAAACCGATAATATTTTTAAGTACAGAGATTACATAAGCTACACCACTTCTGGAATGACTTCGGTTGCCAAACCAATTCAAATCAATTTGGCGAAAGAAGTTGAAAGTTGGGAAATGAACCAAAACATTAAAGACAACATTGTTTCTATTACGCCTCATGTTGAAGGTACATTAGAAGCCCTAAACAAGCATACCTTAATCTTTACGCCCGATGAACATTTAGAACCTTCAACCGAATACACCGTAGTTGTTAAATTATCTGAAATCTATAACGATGTGCCTTCCGATTTTAAAGACTACACGTTTCAATTTAAAACCATTACACCAAACTTTAATATTGTGACCAACAACTTGCAATCGTATAGCAAAAACTGGCAATATCTAGAAGGCGTAATTAAATCTGCAGATCTCATTTCCTTAGAAAATGCCAAACAACTGGTTACTGCCGAGCAGAGTGGCAATAGTTTAAATATTGTATTTAATGAAGGGGATACAAACAGCAATATTTTTGAATTTAAAATTGACAGTATCCACAGATTAATTGAAGACAGTAAGATTGAAGTATCCTGGAACGGAAAACCTATAAAATCAGATAACAAAGGCAAAAACACGATTACTATCCCTGGAATTAACAACTTTACCATCACGAAAACCGAAGTGATTCAAGCGCCTGAACAGTATCTTTCTATCAACTTTTCAGACCCCTTGAAAAAACAACAAAATTTCGATGGGTTGGTATCACTTCAAAAAGCCAATAAACCAAAATACATTATTGACGGGAATATTTTAAAAGTGTATCCCAACGGTAAATTAGTCGGCAATATTAGGGTAGATGTGTTTCAAGGCATCAAAAACACAGACGGTTTTAAACTTAAGAAACCATATTCTGAAACCATTGCCTTCGAATCCCTAAAACCGCAAGTGCGTCTTACAAACAACGGTGTTATTCTTCCAAATTCCCAAGAATTAAAATTCAATTTTGAGGCAGTGAATTTGAGCGCAGTAGACGTTAGAATCATCAAAATTTTTGAAGACAATATACTTCAGTTTTTACAAGACAACAATTTAAATAGTAATGATCAATATGATATCAAAAAAGTAGGCCGACGAATAGCCAAACAAACCATTCAGTTACAAACAGCTACCGAAAACACCGGAAAATGGAAAGCCTACAGCATCGATTTATCTAAGTTTTTTAATGCCGATACGGGGTCTATCTATCGTGTAGAAGTGAGCTATGACAAAAGCTATTCTTTATATGATTGCGAAGCAAATTCAGATAGTTCTGTCTCTGAAGAAGACGATTATTACGAGGAAGATTTTTATGAAGGCGACTATGATACCTTATCTGAAGAAGACCAAGAATTACGCGAAGAGGAATATTGGGACAACTTACAATATCAATACAAGGACTATGTTTACAATTGGCACCAAGAAAAGAACCCATGTCATGATGCCTATTACAATCGTCGTAAAATAGTTTCTCAAAATCTAATTGCCTCAAATTTGGGGGTAATTGCTAAACGTGGCACGAACAATTCTTACTTCTTCGCGGTGACAAATATTTTAAGTACAGAGCCTGAAGCTAACGCAAAAATTGCATTGTATAATTTCCAAAAACAAGAAATGGAAAGCACGGTTACCGATAAAGATGGATTGGCCATTATCGATGCTGAAAAGCACGCCAATTTTGCCATAGTTTCAAAAGGAAATAATACTACTTATATACGACTTTATGATGGCAATGCCTTATCCTTAAGCAAGTTTGATGTGTCTGGAAGCAGACTGCAACGTGGACTTAAGGGTTACATTTATGGCGAGCGTGGTGTTTGGAGACCCGGCGATTCCTTGCATTTAACTTTTATGCTAAATGACAAAGCCAATAAACTGCCTAAGGGTCACCCTGTGAAAATGGAAATCACAGACCCCAACGGTAAATTGGTTTACAAAAATGTTACCAGCGAGCATGTCAATAATTTCTATAAATATACCGTCCCTACCTCTACAGAAGATAAAACCGGAAACTATAATGCTAGGGTATCCGTTGGAGGTGCATCTTTTAGCAAAACCTTAAAAATTGAAACGGTTAAACCAAATCGTTTAAAAATTAAAATTGATTTTGATGACGAGGTATTAACAGCTAAAAAAGCTCTTACCGGAGATTTAGATGTAAAGTGGTTACACGGTGCTCCAGGCAAAAATTTAAAAGCTGAAGTAAAAGCGAAATTCAGCACCTCATATTCGGGATTTGAAAACTACAAAGACTATGTGTTTACAGACCCTTCAAGAAAATTTACCACCGAAGAATTCAATGTTTTTGAAGGCAAGGTCAATGAAGCTGGAATAGCCAAAATAAACAGTAAAATCAATGTAAAAAAGAACGCTCCGGGGATGTTAAACGTTCAATTCTTGGTTCGTGCATTTGAAAATGGTGGCGATTTCTCAATAGATGCTTTTACAAAAAAATATGCGCCTTATAAATCGTTTGTTGGTTTGCGTTCACCTAAAGGAAATGCTTATGGGTCTTATTATACAGACGAAAACCAAACCTTTGATGTTGCTGTTGTAGATGCCAACGGAAAACCTGTAAAACGCAACGGACTTCAAGTAAAAGTATACAAAGTACAATGGCGCTGGTGGTGGAATTCATCTTATGATAATTTGTCTAGTTATGTGTCAAGTAGGTATCATCGTCCTTATTCTACCTCAAAAATAAATACGGATGTTAACGGAAAAGCAAGTTTTAAAATAAAAGTGCCAGACCATGATAGGGGCCGTTATTTAATAAGAGTTTACGACCCCGAAAGCGGGCATGCTACAGGTAGAACGGCATACTTCTATAAAAACTGGTGGTCAAACTCAGGCTCTGGAGATAAGGAAGCTGCAAAAATGCTCATTTTCTCAAGTGATAAAGAAACCTATAATGTGGGTGAAACAGCTAAAGTGACTTTCCAATCTGGGAATAAAGGTCGTGCTTTAGTAAGTATTGAAAACGGCACCGAGGTTTTAGAGCATAAATGGGTAAAAACCCAAAAAGGAGAGACTTCTGTCGATATTCCTGTAACCTCTGAAATGGCTCCAAATGTGTTCATCAATATTTCATTATTACAACCACATGCCATTACTGCCAATGATTTACCTATAAGATTATACGGTGTCATTCCGATGATGGTGGAAGACCCTAATACCAGATTGGAACCCCAAATAAATATGCCAGATGTATTACGTCCAGAGCAGGAATTTAAAGTAACTGTTTCAGAAACAAACAAAAAACCAATGACATATACTATTGCCATGGTGGAAGAAGGTTTATTAGACTTAACCCGCTTTAAAACGCCTAACGCATGGAACAGCTTTTATGCCCGTGAAGCTTTGGGTGTAAAAACATGGGACATTTTTGATGATGTTGTAGGTGCCTATTCAGGAAGCATAGACCAAGTATTCGCAATTGGTGGAGACGGTAGTGCCGCTGATGGCAAAAAGAAAAAAGCCAATAGATTTAAACCGGTCGTGAAATACTTTGGGCCATTCAGTTTAAAATCTGGTCAAAAGAAATCACATACCATTAAAATGCCTAATTACATAGGTTCGGTGAGAACCATGGTGGTTGCAGGAGACTATACAAAGGAAGCTTACGGAAGCACTGATAAAGCGGTTCAGGTTAAAAAGCCATTAATGGTATTGGCAACCCTTCCGCGGAAGTTAAGCCCTGGTGAAAAGGTAACCTTACCGGTAACCGTTTTCGCTATGGAACCTAAAGTAAAAAATGTAAATATCAGTCTAAAGTTAAGCAATGGTATTAAGGTTGAAGGCAATCCAACACAATCATTGTCCTTCCCAAAACCAGATGAAAAAATGGCTTATTTCACATTAGATGTTAGCAAAGCAAAAGGCATCAATACTGTAGAGGTCATTGCCAGTGGTAATGGTGAAAAATCGACTTATAAAGTGGAGCTGGACGTAGTAAATCCTAATCCATTCACTTCAAAGTCTATCGATAAAACCTTAGCTGCAAACACTACTGAAAATATAACTTTTGAAACCTTTGGAGTTGTAGGAACTAATTCGGCTACAGTGGAGTTTTCAACCTTACCTCCAATGGATTTCTCGAGAAGACTTCAGTATTTGATTCGTTATCCCCATGGGTGCGTAGAGCAAACTACATCTAGCCTGTTTCCGCAGTTATTTTTAGGTGATATTTTCGATTTAACTGCCGATAAAAAACAGGCCATACAAGACAACATCAAAAACGGCATAAAACGTCTTGGTCACTTCCAAAGACCTCATGGTGGTTTAAGTTATTGGCTAGGTGAAAATAGTGCCAATGACTGGGGAACGAGTTACGCAGGGCATTTCATGATAGAAGCCGAAAAGAAAGGATATGTTTTACCACTTACTTTTAAAAGCAATTGGATTAAATACCAAAAACAAACCGCACGCGATTGGAGACCAAGTTACAGACGTTATAATTCAGACCTGGCTCAAGCGTATAGATTATACACTTTGGCTCTTGCCGGAAGTCCTGATTTGGCATCCATGAACAGATTACGTGAGTTTTCAGAATTATCAAATGAAGCTAAATGGCGATTGGCTGCGGCATACGCCTTAGCAGGTCAAAAAGAAGCTAGTGAAAGCATTTCTAAATCTGCTAATATCAATTTTGTTCCAAACAAATATGATTATTACTCCTACGGTTCGGTAGATAGAAATAGAGCGATGGCTTTAGAAACCATGGTGCTGACCAAAAATGAAAAAACTAGGGAACTGGCCGAATATATTGCTAAAGATTTGTCAACAGACCGATGGATGAGCACACAAACCACGGCCTACAGCTTATTGGCTATGGCAAAAATGGTGGATGCTAATGGTGGAAAAGCCATGAAACTAAACTACACCCTCAATGGAAAAACCAATACCATTGACACCAAAAACGCCATTGCTCAACGCGAATTAAACGTGGTTGATGGCAGCAATAGTTTATCGTTCAAAAATACCAATAGCAATGTGGTTTACCTTCGGGTTTTAAACTCTGGAAAACTTCCGTTAGGACAAGAAATTGCAGAACAACGCGGATTGAGCATTAGCTATTCTTATAAAGATTTACAAGGTAACCGGGTAAATGTTGCCGAACTGCAACAAGGGCAAGATTTTATTGTAACCGTTAAGGTAAGTAACCTTAAAAGCTCTGAAGTAAAAGATGTTGCTCTAACCCAAATATTCCCTTCGGGTTGGGAAATAGTAAATACCCGATTTACCGATTTTGGAAATACAACCTCTAGTCAAGCGCGCTACACAGACATAAGAGATGACCGTGTGAATTTCTATTTTGACTTAAGCAGAAACGGAAATTCCAATAGCACCAAAACATTTTCGGTGATGTTGAATGCTTCCTATTTAGGACGCTATTACTTACCGGGAATCCAAGCGGAAGCTATGTATGATAATAACTTTTTAGTGAGAACTAAAGGAAAATGGATTAATGTAATTAAATAA